One Salvia splendens isolate huo1 chromosome 22, SspV2, whole genome shotgun sequence DNA segment encodes these proteins:
- the LOC121787741 gene encoding uncharacterized protein LOC121787741, which produces MAPLHHSVSISIKVLLLLSFTSSLISALHDQQDLPLIKKTSNSTTKPSTKNQTKLIKPTSLPSKNHTKLITNSFDSPKNKTKLLKPTSPSNSTIKKLNSTSKIPLPTKKIPDPNPKNKTIKPNPSKSQIENINLSTKSLKKTSWIDQEDDLVSEFRELPSKFQESIVPDLEKISQTSRIYLTRYNKEFTKGFKPYVGNKYASKIASLVSFTFIIIPLILVSLMFSRIKAYFSIQKLLIFIQIYLSIYFAILALSSLATGLEPLRFFYSTSHSTYVCVQVLQTLGYVLYLLLLLMYLILVFSTETGPVMKLLGLVQTFVGFAVGLHYYMAVFHRAVMHQPPKTTWKAHALYSTCFLVICLLARGDRHKKAYLEEGGEEGKKS; this is translated from the coding sequence ATGGCTCCACTCCACCACTCTGTTTCCATTTCCATCAAGGTACTCTTGCTCCTTTCCTTCACTTCTTCACTCATCTCTGCCCTACATGATCAACAAGATTTGCCCCTCATCAAGAAAACCTCCAATTCCACCACTAAACCATCCACCAAAAACCAAACCAAACTCATTAAACCCACTTCACTCCCCTCCAAGAATCACACCAAACTCATCACAAACTCATTTGATTCACCCAAGAACAAAACCAAACTCCTCAAGCCCACCTCCCCATCCAACTCCACCATCAAGAAACTCAACTCCACCTCCAAAATCCCTCTCCCAACCAAGAAAATCCCAGATCCAAACCCCAAGAACAAGACGATCAAGCCCAATCCATCCAAATCCCAGATCGAAAATATCAATCTTTCCACCAAATCCCTAAAAAAAACTAGCTGGATCGATCAAGAAGACGACTTGGTATCCGAATTCAGAGAACTCCCATCCAAATTCCAAGAATCAATCGTCCCAGATTTGGAGAAAATCTCCCAAACATCAAGAATCTACCTCACGAGATACAACAAAGAATTCACAAAGGGATTCAAACCCTACGTCGGCAACAAATACGCATCAAAAATCGCATCTTTAGTCTCATTCACATTCATCATCATCCCGCTCATTTTAGTCTCATTAATGTTCAGCCGAATCAAAGCCTATTTCTCCATCCAAAAACTCCTGATCTTCATCCAAATCTATCTCTCCATCTACTTCGCCATCCTCGCCCTCTCCTCCCTCGCTACGGGGCTCGAGCCGCTGAGGTTTTTCTACTCTACTTCGCACTCCACCTACGTCTGCGTCCAGGTGTTGCAAACCCTGGGATACGTGTTGTACCTCCTGCTGCTGCTGATGTACCTCATCCTCGTGTTCTCGACTGAGACTGGGCCGGTGATGAAGTTATTGGGCCTGGTTCAGACGTTTGTGGGCTTTGCGGTGGGTTTGCATTATTATATGGCGGTGTTTCACAGAGCTGTCATGCACCAGCCACCGAAGACGACGTGGAAGGCTCACGCGCTCTACTCCACGTGTTTCCTTGTCATTTGTCTGTTAGCTAGGGGCGACAGACACAAGAAGGCGTACTTGGAAGAAGGCGGTGAAGAGGGCAAAAAGAGTTGA